From Eremothecium sinecaudum strain ATCC 58844 chromosome V, complete sequence, a single genomic window includes:
- a CDS encoding HER198Wp (Syntenic homolog of Ashbya gossypii AFR473W; Syntenic homolog of Ashbya gossypii NOHBY644; No homolog in Saccharomyces cerevisiae; Syntenic homolog of Kluyveromyces lactis KLLA0E10967g; 1-intron in Ashbya gossypii) → MLWYPVWFLALSMHKVFAQVAADDDDNSDPPPRLSTRTNSEFTGSLITTDPSLISTDSVSNTESSSQPSPSAPSQASPSEQPSGPDVSPITTDTSTVWSYSYSLLKTETTISEETTTYTASVTYTNVIVTPVTTDVVVKYESHSRSEFTSYYNTTYEYPCTSTSADTVYTSVYTTSSPTATVQTSGVVTSVSYSTDITTAVDYITSLATIVVISHHDEKHAGEPITTIAETTRSCSALPTTNQVTTLGTPGVSVETNVVTHTYSSTSNYNTTLLSRPWSTTTIFPTNYNSTDMVTVEIFEPCSIETQTYTVIPHTEVETNYITHTVDPVHTLEPVTPTVYCAPETVTVVFGCQQQGVCSDVTTTMTETYVRTQTVLKTVVSPVTYVQTVQDGALTEYGTSTVTLTLTNDVPVIVTKTGTCTGTTATAQVVTEDIVYTVTVPEKTTYLSTMYSYSVSEAVGTAVESRTYTRVVPLQSFEPSTGGSNHLLAAHEYQGIGVSVQVLVTFAAMFSIMVFV, encoded by the exons atgTTGTGGTATCCAGTTTGGTTCTTGGCGCTTTCTATGCACAAGGTCTTTGCTCAGGTTGCCGCCGATGACGACGATAACTCGGATCCTCCACCAAGATTGTCGACCCGGACTAATTCTGAGTTTACAGGGTCGCTTATAACTACTGACCCGTCACTAATCAGCACTGACTCTGTTTCCAACACCGAAAGCAGCAGTCAGCCATCGCCATCAGCCCCATCC CAGGCTTCTCCAAGTGAACAACCCAGCGGACCAGATGTGTCGCCAATTACCACGGACACTTCTACTGTGTGGTCCTACTCGTACTCGttattgaagactgaaACTACTATCTCCGAGGAAACTACTACTTACACTGCTTCTGTTACTTACACCAATGTCATTGTTACGCCAGTCACCACTGACGTTGTTGTGAAATATGAGAGTCATTCCAGGAGCGAGTTCACGTCTTACTACAACACGACATACGAGTACCCATGCACATCTACTTCGGCTGATACCGTGTACACATCCGTGTACACCACCTCCAGTCCTACTGCTACGGTTCAGACATCTGGTGTCGTCACTTCCGTTAGCTACAGTACTGACATCACCACCGCTGTTGACTATATTACTTCCTTGGCAACCATTGTTGTTATTTCACACCATGACGAGAAACACGCAGGGGAGCCAATCACCACCATTGCAGAAACGACGCGTAGCTGCAGTGCACTCCCAACAACTAACCAGGTCACTACACTCGGCACCCCTGGCGTTTCTGTCGAAACTAATGTTGTCACTCATACTTACTCGTCTACGTCTAACTACAACACAACGTTGTTAAGCAGACCTTGGAGTACTACCACCATCTTCCCTACTAACTACAACAGCACCGACATGGTCACTGTGGAAATCTTCGAGCCATGCTCAATTGAAACGCAAACATACACTGTTATCCCTCATACTGAAGTGGAAACCAATTACATTACCCACACCGTGGATCCTGTTCACACTCTTGAACCAGTTACTCCTACAGTTTATTGCGCTCCAGAGACAGTCACCGTTGTATTCGGTTGTCAACAACAAGGCGTATGCAGCGATGTTACGACTACTATGACTGAAACTTATGTCCGTACCCAAACTGTTTTGAAGACGGTTGTTAGCCCTGTTACTTACGTGCAAACCGTCCAAGATGGTGCCCTTACCGAGTACGGAACTAGCACCGTGACATTGACATTAACCAATGATGTTCCAGTTATTGTTACAAAAACTGGTACATGTACTGGTACTACCGCCACTGCCCAAGTGGTCACTGAAGATATTGTATACACCGTTACCGTTCCTGAAAAGACCACTTATCTCTCCACGATGTATTCCTACTCGGTTTCTGAAGCAGTTGGAACTGCAGTTGAAAGCCGTACTTA